In the genome of Syngnathoides biaculeatus isolate LvHL_M chromosome 14, ASM1980259v1, whole genome shotgun sequence, one region contains:
- the LOC133512380 gene encoding trace amine-associated receptor 13c-like encodes MDNRSVKTEGLLCSCFSMDTGDQSDLCFPQQANTSCRKPSSDRSEGVLFSVLLSAECVLTVLLNLLVIISISHFRQLHTPTNLLLLSLAFSDFLVGLVGVPGSVYMRISCWFLGDIACSLWSYTTFVAASSSVGNMVFISADRYVAICDPLHYNVKVTVKRIQLCVCLSWVAALLHCGIILNDHLSHPRMYNSCHGQCVIGFEVYAGILDLVVNFVLPLSIIITLYMRVFVVAVSQARAMRSHVKCVKLQHSAPFRAKSSELKAARTIGVLVLVFLVCFCPYYIVSLMADNDKFGSGKKFVIYLYDVNSCVNPLIYALFYPWFRKAVKHIVTLRILQPSSREANIL; translated from the exons ATGGACAACAGATCGGTGAAGACAGAAGGCCTTCTGTGCTCCTGCTTTTCCATGGACACCGGCGACCAATCTGATCTCTGCTTTCCACAGCAGGCCAACACTTCCTGCAGGAAGCCCTCATCTGATCGGTCTGAAGGTGTTCTTTTCAGTGTCCTGCTGTCCGCTGAATGCGTCCTCACTGTGCTGCTCAACCTGCTCGTCATCATCTCtatctcccacttcag GCAACTCCATACCCCCaccaacctcctcctcctctccctcgCCTTTTCTGACTTTCTGGTGGGCTTGGTGGGAGTACCAGGTTCAGTCTACATGAGGATATCCTGCTGGTTTCTCGGTGACATTGCCTGTTCTCTGTGGAGTTACACGACTTTCGTGGCAGCATCCTCCTCGGTCGGAAACATGGTCTTTATATCGGCTGACCGATACGTGGCTATATGTGATCCTCTGCATTATAATGTCAAAGTCACTGTGAAAAGAATTcaactttgtgtttgtctttcttggGTGGCAGCTCTTCTCCACTGTGGCATCATTTTAAACGATCACTTAAGTCATCCTAGAATGTACAACTCATGCCACGGACAATGCGTCATCGGTTTTGAGGTTTACGCAGGCATTCTGGACCTCGttgtaaactttgtccttcctctcagcatcatcatcacacTGTACATGAGAGTGTTTGTGGTCGCAGTTTCTCAGGCACGAGCCATGCGCTCTCATgttaaatgtgtcaaattaCAACATTCTGCCCCTTTCAGAGCAAAGTCATCCGAGTTGAAGGCAGCCAGGACTATCGGTGTTCTCGTTTTGGTCTTTCTGGTGTGTTTCTGTCCGTATTATATTGTCAGTCTGATGGCTGATAATGACAAATTTGGTTCCGGGAAgaaatttgttatttatttgtatgatgtCAACTCGTGTGTGAACCCCTTAATATACGCCCTATTTTACCCCTGGTTTAGAAAAGCTGTCAAGCACATTGTCACTCTTCGCATTCTGCAGCCTTCCTCCCGTGAGGCCAACATACTGTAG